A window of Planctomycetota bacterium contains these coding sequences:
- a CDS encoding aminotransferase class I/II-fold pyridoxal phosphate-dependent enzyme, with protein sequence MRPARNRGPTGRRRRSRVNPIPGTSEASFAETIVDLLSQRAAYRPHDRAFTFLVDGETEELNITYAELDRKARALGAWLMASGMTGERVLLLFPPGLEFVAAFMGCLYGGAIAVPAYPPRKNRSVERIEAIAADSRAAVALTTRDVLDRFDALRAAAPSLEKLLWRVDGELEPGWADRWERPAIDGETLAFLQYTSGSTGMPKGVMLSHANLLHNSLRIMQAFEITRSQSGVFWLPSFHDMGLIGGILVPLYGGKFNVLMSPVAFLQKPLRWLQAISRYKATISGGPNFAYELCVRKITPEQRRGLDLSSWSLAFDGAEPVRPDTIDAFCEAFGPCGFRREAFFPCYGLAESTLMVTGGMKFEPPVIRAFDAAAIETGSAVLRTGFAPGTRRLVGSGRELDGQDVRIVDPSTCEPLPTGRVGEIWVSGPSVAQGYWQRPTETAETFGAMLARPVAPAAPQSLKAWEPNPGPYLRTGDLGFFDEGELFVTGRLKDLIIIRGRNHYPHDIEHTVERATPVVRAGSVAAFALDVEGRERVVVVAEIERGSRDQADLSDAFERIRKQVAIEHEVAVEGLVMVRPNSIPKTSSGKIQRHACKRQFLDGTLDVVDQHVGWLAGDRAVRAVIPSADAPAAPRRVGEAPRLARQRPVDERRTGPQRDLPRALVERVFEHVRAIAKERASQLSLDSNIVELGLDSLERMEIVASLEETFGGRFPEQVLPQIETCREVAEAILDHLPGAAALKEGAVAAGAHDVAALPMVAEPIAPEAWDIAQFPEVRALEQNFAMVRGSGLDDPYFTVHEGLTADRTTIAGREMISWATYNYLGMSGDPDVAAGAKAAIDRYGTSVSASRLVSGEKTIHRELEGALARFLGTEDMLTFVGGHATNETVIGHVVGPGDLVLHDALAHNSLLQGAILSGARRRPFPHNDWEAAEQLLRQVRGQYRRVLVVIEGVYSMDGDFADLPRFIGLAKRHKALLMVDEAHSIGVMGPRGRGIGEHFGVDPASVDIWMGTLSKALGSCGGYIGGSKTLIRWLKYTVPGFVYSVGLPPAAAGAALAALRLLERQPERVARLQANARQFVQLAREAGLDTGMSAGSGVVPVILGNSLNALRLSRALFSRGISVQPILYPAVEERAARLRFFITSRHTPEQIRRTVAAAQEELGRIDPALVRGAPRGAAGLAR encoded by the coding sequence ATGCGCCCGGCTCGAAACCGGGGCCCGACAGGCAGGCGGAGGCGCAGTAGAGTGAATCCGATCCCAGGGACCTCCGAGGCGTCATTCGCCGAGACGATCGTCGACCTGCTCTCCCAGCGGGCCGCCTACCGCCCCCACGACCGGGCGTTCACGTTCCTCGTCGACGGCGAAACCGAAGAGCTCAACATCACCTACGCCGAGCTCGACCGGAAGGCCCGGGCGCTCGGCGCCTGGCTGATGGCCTCGGGGATGACCGGCGAGCGGGTCCTGCTGCTGTTTCCCCCCGGGCTCGAGTTCGTGGCGGCGTTCATGGGCTGCCTGTACGGCGGCGCCATCGCCGTGCCCGCCTATCCGCCGCGCAAGAACCGCTCGGTGGAGCGCATCGAGGCGATCGCCGCCGACTCCCGTGCGGCCGTGGCCCTCACCACGCGCGACGTCCTCGACCGCTTCGACGCCCTCCGCGCCGCCGCGCCGAGCCTCGAGAAGCTCCTGTGGCGCGTCGACGGCGAGCTCGAACCGGGGTGGGCCGACCGCTGGGAGCGCCCGGCGATCGACGGCGAGACGCTCGCCTTCCTGCAGTACACCAGCGGCTCCACCGGGATGCCCAAGGGGGTGATGCTCTCCCACGCCAATCTGCTCCACAACTCGCTGCGGATCATGCAGGCGTTCGAGATCACGCGCAGCCAGTCGGGCGTGTTCTGGCTGCCGAGCTTCCACGACATGGGGCTGATCGGCGGGATCCTCGTGCCCCTGTACGGCGGGAAGTTCAACGTCCTGATGTCGCCGGTGGCCTTCCTCCAGAAGCCGCTCCGCTGGCTCCAGGCGATCTCGCGCTACAAGGCGACGATCAGCGGCGGGCCGAACTTCGCCTACGAGCTGTGCGTCCGGAAGATCACCCCCGAGCAACGGCGCGGGCTCGATCTCTCCAGCTGGTCGCTGGCCTTCGACGGTGCCGAACCGGTCCGCCCCGACACGATCGACGCCTTCTGCGAGGCCTTCGGGCCGTGCGGGTTCCGCCGCGAGGCGTTCTTCCCCTGCTACGGGCTCGCCGAGAGCACGCTGATGGTGACCGGCGGGATGAAGTTCGAGCCGCCGGTGATCCGCGCCTTCGACGCCGCCGCGATCGAGACCGGATCGGCCGTGCTCCGCACCGGATTCGCCCCGGGGACGCGGCGCCTCGTCGGCAGCGGGCGCGAGCTCGACGGCCAGGACGTGCGGATCGTCGACCCCTCGACCTGCGAGCCGCTCCCGACGGGGCGGGTCGGCGAGATTTGGGTCAGCGGCCCGAGCGTGGCCCAGGGCTATTGGCAGCGCCCGACCGAGACCGCCGAGACGTTCGGCGCGATGCTCGCCCGTCCGGTGGCACCGGCGGCGCCGCAGTCGCTCAAGGCGTGGGAGCCGAACCCCGGGCCCTACCTCCGCACCGGCGACCTCGGGTTCTTCGACGAGGGGGAGCTGTTCGTCACCGGCCGGCTCAAGGACCTGATCATCATCCGCGGCCGCAACCACTACCCGCACGACATCGAGCACACCGTCGAGCGTGCGACGCCGGTCGTCCGCGCCGGATCGGTGGCGGCCTTCGCCCTCGACGTCGAGGGGCGCGAGCGCGTCGTCGTCGTCGCCGAGATCGAGCGCGGCAGCCGCGACCAGGCCGATCTCTCCGACGCCTTCGAGCGGATCCGCAAGCAGGTCGCGATCGAGCACGAGGTCGCCGTCGAGGGGCTGGTGATGGTCCGCCCCAACAGCATCCCCAAGACGTCGAGCGGCAAGATCCAGCGCCACGCCTGCAAGCGGCAGTTCCTCGACGGCACGCTCGACGTCGTCGACCAGCACGTCGGGTGGCTGGCCGGCGACCGGGCCGTGCGGGCCGTGATCCCGTCGGCCGACGCCCCGGCCGCCCCGCGCCGCGTCGGCGAGGCGCCGCGCCTCGCCCGGCAGCGCCCCGTCGACGAGCGCCGCACCGGTCCGCAGCGCGACCTGCCGCGGGCGCTGGTCGAGAGGGTCTTCGAGCACGTCCGCGCGATCGCCAAGGAACGGGCCTCGCAGCTCTCGCTCGATTCCAACATCGTCGAGCTCGGCCTCGATTCGCTCGAGCGGATGGAGATCGTCGCCAGCCTCGAGGAGACGTTCGGCGGACGGTTTCCCGAGCAGGTGCTGCCGCAGATCGAGACCTGCCGCGAGGTCGCCGAGGCGATCCTCGACCATCTCCCCGGCGCCGCGGCGCTCAAGGAGGGAGCGGTGGCCGCCGGCGCGCATGACGTCGCCGCCCTGCCGATGGTCGCCGAGCCGATCGCGCCCGAGGCCTGGGACATCGCCCAGTTCCCCGAGGTCCGCGCCCTCGAGCAGAATTTCGCGATGGTGCGGGGCTCGGGGCTCGACGACCCCTACTTCACCGTCCACGAGGGGCTGACCGCCGACCGGACGACGATCGCCGGCCGCGAGATGATCAGCTGGGCGACCTACAACTACCTCGGCATGTCGGGCGACCCCGACGTCGCCGCCGGGGCCAAGGCGGCGATCGACCGCTACGGCACGAGCGTCTCGGCCAGCCGGCTGGTGTCGGGTGAGAAGACGATCCATCGCGAGCTCGAAGGCGCGCTGGCCCGGTTCCTCGGCACCGAGGACATGCTGACCTTCGTCGGCGGCCACGCCACCAACGAGACGGTGATCGGCCACGTCGTCGGCCCCGGGGATCTCGTCCTCCACGACGCCCTGGCCCACAACAGCCTGCTCCAGGGGGCGATCCTCTCCGGGGCCCGGCGCCGGCCGTTTCCCCACAACGACTGGGAGGCTGCCGAACAGCTCCTCCGCCAGGTGCGCGGCCAGTACCGCCGCGTGCTGGTGGTGATCGAGGGGGTCTACAGCATGGACGGCGATTTCGCCGACCTCCCCCGGTTCATCGGCCTGGCGAAGCGCCACAAGGCGCTGCTGATGGTCGACGAGGCCCACTCGATCGGCGTCATGGGGCCGCGCGGCCGCGGGATCGGCGAGCACTTCGGCGTCGACCCCGCGAGCGTCGACATCTGGATGGGGACGCTCTCCAAGGCACTGGGGAGCTGCGGCGGCTACATCGGCGGCAGCAAGACGCTGATCCGCTGGCTGAAATACACCGTTCCGGGGTTCGTCTACTCCGTCGGGCTGCCGCCGGCGGCCGCCGGGGCCGCGCTGGCGGCGCTGCGGCTGCTCGAGCGACAGCCGGAACGCGTGGCGCGGCTCCAGGCCAACGCCCGGCAGTTCGTGCAGCTGGCGCGCGAGGCGGGGCTCGACACGGGAATGTCGGCGGGCTCGGGCGTGGTGCCGGTGATCCTCGGCAACTCGCTCAACGCCCTGCGGCTGTCGCGGGCGCTGTTCTCCCGGGGGATCAGCGTGCAGCCGATCCTCTACCCGGCCGTCGAGGAGCGGGCGGCGCGGCTGCGGTTCTTCATCACCTCGCGCCACACGCCGGAGCAGATCCGGCGGACGGTGGCCGCGGCGCAGGAGGAGCTCGGCCGCATCGACCCGGCGCTGGTGCGGGGAGCGCCGCGCGGCGCCGCCGGCCTGGCTCGCTGA
- the leuD gene encoding 3-isopropylmalate dehydratase small subunit, translating into MEPFTVHTGVVAALDRANVDTDQIIPKQFLKRIERTGFGRFLFFDWRFRPDGSPDPAFELNRPEAAGATILLARRNFGCGSSREHAPWALADYGFRAVIAPSFADIFHSNCFQIGMLPIALADADVEELFRRAAVAARDGRQLRAVIDLAAGTVAVDAPGDAPFQRSFTVDPFRRDCLLRGLDSIALSLAHGAEIDAWERAHGIAPGAGASSP; encoded by the coding sequence ATGGAGCCGTTCACGGTCCACACCGGGGTCGTCGCCGCGCTCGACCGGGCGAACGTCGACACCGACCAGATCATCCCGAAGCAGTTCCTCAAGCGGATCGAGCGCACGGGGTTCGGCAGGTTCCTGTTCTTCGACTGGCGCTTCCGTCCCGACGGCAGCCCCGATCCGGCCTTCGAGCTCAACCGCCCCGAGGCCGCCGGGGCGACGATCCTCCTGGCGCGGCGCAACTTCGGCTGCGGCTCGAGCCGCGAGCACGCCCCGTGGGCGCTGGCCGACTACGGTTTTCGTGCGGTGATCGCCCCGAGCTTCGCCGACATCTTCCATTCCAACTGCTTCCAGATCGGCATGCTCCCGATCGCCCTCGCCGATGCCGACGTCGAGGAGCTGTTTCGCCGCGCGGCGGTCGCGGCCCGCGACGGCCGTCAGCTCCGAGCCGTCATCGACCTCGCCGCCGGCACCGTGGCCGTCGACGCGCCGGGCGACGCTCCCTTCCAGCGCTCGTTCACGGTCGACCCGTTCCGCCGCGACTGCCTGCTCCGTGGCCTCGACTCGATCGCCCTGTCGCTGGCACACGGCGCGGAGATCGACGCCTGGGAGCGGGCCCACGGGATCGCCCCCGGCGCCGGGGCGTCGTCCCCATGA
- a CDS encoding acyl-CoA hydrolase, with amino-acid sequence MAPTGTIVSHRLVLPADANHYGTLYAGSLLRYALEAGYAAATRGAGPGANLVLRRVLSVECRQGVPVGTLVEVRAAVIDVRQCYLAVAVVGMPLAGQAVPWMDGLFGFVQVDRDGLPVPLPTAVEPVPPDPLWQPLVARLERLAKVRGGTADWLGAGLDRGDGIST; translated from the coding sequence ATGGCGCCGACCGGAACGATCGTCAGCCACCGTCTCGTCCTGCCGGCCGACGCCAACCACTACGGCACGCTGTACGCCGGCAGCCTGCTGCGCTACGCCCTCGAGGCGGGCTATGCGGCGGCGACGCGCGGTGCCGGCCCCGGTGCCAATCTCGTGCTTCGCCGTGTGCTGTCGGTGGAGTGCCGCCAGGGGGTGCCGGTCGGCACGCTCGTCGAGGTCCGCGCCGCGGTGATCGACGTGCGCCAGTGCTACCTTGCGGTGGCCGTGGTCGGGATGCCGCTCGCCGGCCAGGCGGTGCCCTGGATGGACGGCCTGTTCGGCTTCGTCCAGGTCGACCGCGACGGGCTGCCGGTGCCGTTGCCGACGGCCGTCGAGCCGGTGCCGCCGGATCCACTCTGGCAGCCGCTGGTGGCGCGGCTCGAGCGGCTCGCCAAGGTCCGCGGCGGCACCGCCGACTGGCTCGGCGCCGGCCTCGACCGCGGCGACGGGATCAGTACTTGA
- a CDS encoding aminoacyl-tRNA hydrolase, which produces MALPKEIPVAGGRVVIPAAALDWQFVRSSGPGGQHVNKTATKAVLRFAPERCPGLDAAARQRLAARAAGRLAADGAVLITSQVHRERARNVADCVAKLSALVAAALVVPRRRRPTRVPRSAVADRLDDKRRTARKKSLRRGADG; this is translated from the coding sequence ATGGCACTTCCCAAGGAGATCCCCGTTGCCGGTGGCCGCGTGGTGATCCCCGCCGCGGCGCTCGACTGGCAATTCGTGCGCTCCAGCGGCCCCGGCGGCCAGCACGTCAACAAGACCGCCACCAAGGCCGTGCTCCGCTTCGCGCCGGAACGGTGCCCCGGCCTCGACGCCGCGGCCCGGCAGCGGCTCGCGGCGCGGGCCGCGGGGCGCCTGGCGGCCGACGGGGCGGTGTTGATCACCAGCCAGGTCCACCGCGAGCGGGCGCGGAACGTCGCCGACTGCGTCGCCAAACTGTCCGCGCTGGTGGCCGCGGCGCTGGTCGTGCCGCGCCGCCGCCGTCCGACGCGCGTGCCGCGGTCGGCGGTCGCCGACCGTCTCGACGACAAGCGGCGGACCGCCCGGAAAAAGTCGCTGCGGCGTGGCGCCGACGGATGA
- a CDS encoding sugar phosphate isomerase/epimerase translates to MLHASISEITTLRWELCREIEHLVRHGFDCIGLWRTKVSDLGTDEVRSLLRRSGIRVSSLQSAGGFTGGDGRSFRESLADAREAIAEAAFLGCPTLVIHTGCRGGHTVGHARRLVREALHALAPLAGAKGVTLALKPFHPAVAPGCGLLGGWAETAALVEECDHPAVGLALDCWQFAADPAFRAALPHLAAALAVVQVADGTGTPCAAGERLPPGLGALPLADVVGALVAAGYEGDLEFDPVGETVECLGYDGVLGRVRRVADAWSLEAAGQRVVARPARIRAPRPTAAAVN, encoded by the coding sequence ATGCTGCACGCCTCGATCAGTGAGATCACGACGCTCCGCTGGGAGCTGTGCCGCGAGATCGAGCATCTCGTCCGGCACGGGTTCGATTGCATCGGACTGTGGCGGACCAAGGTCTCCGATCTCGGCACCGACGAGGTCCGCTCGTTGCTGCGGCGGTCCGGGATCCGGGTGTCGAGCCTGCAGTCGGCCGGAGGGTTCACCGGCGGCGACGGCCGGTCGTTCCGCGAGAGCCTCGCCGACGCCCGGGAGGCGATCGCCGAGGCCGCCTTCCTCGGATGCCCCACCCTGGTGATCCACACTGGCTGCCGGGGGGGCCACACGGTAGGCCATGCCCGGCGCCTGGTGCGCGAAGCCCTCCACGCCCTCGCCCCGCTGGCGGGAGCGAAGGGGGTGACGTTGGCCCTCAAGCCGTTCCATCCCGCCGTCGCCCCCGGGTGCGGGCTCCTCGGCGGGTGGGCGGAAACCGCGGCGCTCGTCGAGGAATGCGATCACCCGGCCGTCGGCCTGGCACTCGACTGCTGGCAATTCGCGGCCGACCCGGCGTTTCGGGCCGCGCTACCGCATCTCGCCGCGGCCCTGGCCGTGGTTCAGGTCGCCGATGGCACCGGCACGCCGTGCGCGGCCGGGGAACGCCTGCCCCCCGGCCTGGGAGCACTGCCACTGGCGGACGTCGTCGGCGCCCTGGTCGCCGCGGGCTACGAGGGCGATCTCGAGTTCGACCCCGTCGGTGAAACCGTCGAATGCCTCGGCTACGACGGCGTCCTCGGCCGCGTCCGGCGCGTCGCCGACGCCTGGTCGCTCGAGGCCGCCGGGCAGCGGGTCGTGGCGCGGCCGGCGCGGATCCGTGCACCGCGCCCCACCGCCGCCGCGGTCAACTGA
- a CDS encoding DNA helicase UvrBC, translated as MPSPRDIDSVLKGWAFNPGEVSARLVKTRAGREVLQMRVDMGLLQMETERRPDGMFPHGAETYYDYLVGEAIRAGDTFRLSREQCAEADREFVQYYHRRICWLSLREYRRAARDADHSLAFMDFVRQHSPDDEWTLSHEQYRPFVLFHRVQAGALAALEEKRPAIAISEINAGLDRFRDLFARYDAADRYSEDELVRRLEQMRESVRERYDVGRTLDEQLTDAVRAEDYERAAQLRDALREVRETSSVDAPRGDRRDEADLDPDFGADGIPF; from the coding sequence ATGCCCTCCCCCCGCGACATCGACAGCGTTCTCAAGGGCTGGGCTTTCAATCCCGGCGAGGTCAGCGCCCGCCTCGTAAAGACGCGTGCCGGCCGGGAAGTCTTGCAGATGCGGGTCGACATGGGCCTGCTGCAGATGGAGACCGAGCGCCGCCCCGACGGGATGTTTCCGCACGGCGCCGAGACGTACTACGACTACCTCGTCGGCGAGGCGATCCGCGCCGGTGACACGTTCCGCCTCAGCCGCGAGCAGTGCGCGGAGGCGGACCGCGAGTTCGTCCAGTACTACCACCGCCGGATCTGCTGGCTGTCGCTCCGCGAATACCGCCGCGCCGCCCGGGATGCCGACCACAGCCTCGCCTTCATGGACTTCGTCCGGCAGCATTCCCCCGACGACGAATGGACGCTGTCGCACGAGCAGTACCGGCCGTTCGTGCTCTTCCACCGGGTCCAGGCCGGGGCGCTGGCGGCCCTCGAGGAGAAGCGGCCGGCGATCGCGATCAGCGAGATCAACGCCGGGCTCGACCGGTTCCGCGACCTGTTCGCCCGCTACGACGCCGCCGACCGTTATTCGGAGGACGAGCTGGTCCGTCGCCTCGAACAGATGCGTGAGAGCGTCCGCGAGCGCTACGACGTCGGCCGGACGCTCGACGAGCAGCTCACCGACGCCGTCCGCGCCGAGGACTACGAGCGGGCCGCGCAGCTCCGCGACGCCCTCCGCGAGGTCCGCGAGACCTCCAGCGTCGACGCCCCCCGGGGCGACCGTCGCGACGAAGCGGATCTCGACCCGGACTTCGGTGCCGACGGCATCCCGTTTTGA
- a CDS encoding aminopeptidase P family protein, whose translation MDGKPWLDPAACRQRQRRLLERLAPLDLDAVLVVLPEHVQYLTGPRWDWRFAPLVGLDAAGNALLVCPDRPAPLAAADEIVTYEAKWRSTLRMDQRQASAAAAAGWLAARGPLRRVGVEWSACPPHVGRMLGSAELVDIEPHLVEARRRKDPDELALLRQAIAATGEMYRVAREIVRPGVCELDVFSALQAAAVRSCGEMLTGTGNDYASGLRGGAPRPLDCRAGDLFILDLGPAFRGYFADNARTLAVDGRPTDRQLAAWEHVCGAFGIVERMARPGVRCRDIYATVQEWLAAAPVGSWSSHLGHGIGLFVHEAPHLNPAWDDTLAEGEVIAVEPALYGEGLHCGIRLENDYLVTADGLELLSPFPLGLA comes from the coding sequence ATGGATGGCAAGCCCTGGCTCGACCCGGCTGCCTGCCGGCAGCGGCAACGGCGGTTGCTCGAGCGCCTCGCGCCGCTCGACCTCGACGCCGTGCTCGTCGTCCTGCCCGAGCACGTCCAGTACCTCACCGGGCCGCGCTGGGACTGGCGGTTCGCCCCGCTGGTCGGCCTCGACGCCGCCGGGAACGCCCTGCTCGTCTGCCCCGACCGCCCGGCCCCGCTGGCGGCCGCCGACGAGATCGTCACCTACGAGGCGAAGTGGCGCTCGACGCTGCGGATGGACCAGCGGCAGGCCAGCGCCGCTGCGGCTGCCGGCTGGCTGGCGGCGCGCGGGCCGCTCCGCCGCGTCGGCGTCGAATGGTCCGCCTGCCCGCCCCATGTCGGTCGGATGCTCGGTTCGGCGGAGCTCGTCGACATCGAGCCGCACCTCGTCGAGGCACGGCGGAGGAAGGACCCCGACGAGTTGGCCCTGCTGCGCCAGGCGATCGCCGCCACCGGGGAGATGTACCGCGTCGCCCGCGAGATCGTCCGCCCGGGTGTCTGCGAGCTGGATGTCTTTTCGGCGCTCCAGGCCGCTGCGGTGCGCTCCTGCGGCGAGATGCTCACCGGCACCGGCAACGACTACGCCAGCGGCCTCCGCGGCGGAGCGCCACGGCCGCTCGACTGCCGGGCCGGTGATCTGTTCATCCTCGATCTCGGCCCTGCGTTCCGCGGGTATTTCGCCGACAACGCGCGGACGCTCGCCGTCGACGGCCGTCCGACCGACCGGCAGCTCGCCGCCTGGGAGCACGTCTGCGGCGCGTTCGGGATCGTCGAGCGGATGGCCCGCCCCGGCGTCCGCTGCCGCGACATCTACGCCACGGTCCAGGAATGGCTGGCGGCCGCTCCGGTCGGGAGCTGGTCGAGCCACCTCGGGCACGGCATCGGCCTGTTCGTCCACGAAGCGCCGCACCTCAACCCGGCGTGGGACGACACGCTCGCCGAGGGGGAGGTGATCGCCGTCGAGCCGGCCCTGTACGGCGAGGGGCTCCACTGCGGGATCCGGCTGGAGAACGACTACCTCGTCACCGCCGATGGCCTCGAGCTGCTGTCGCCGTTTCCGCTCGGTCTCGCCTGA
- the bioB gene encoding biotin synthase BioB codes for MSTVPVAPPGTVPLNPPLPADSPSIPSGGWMGLAERVLAGDGISREEARAVVTSADAELLEVLAASYRIRRRHFGDTVQLFFLMNAKSGLCPEDCGYCSQSKISTADIPRYNLLAPDTILDAARLAAERQAKTFCIVISARGPSEREIDAVCAIVPQIKARHELNVCACLGLLTPGQARRLADAGVDKVNHNLNTSARYYPSVCSTHTHADRVATLAACRDAGLELCSGGIMGMGEDPDDLVDMAFELRALGVESIPLNFLTAIDGTPLGGSARLTPRDCLRGLAMMRLVNPASEIRVAGGREIQLRSLQPLALYAANSIFVGDYLTTKGQPPAADEALIADLGFTITGGPERGAGCQSSAP; via the coding sequence ATGAGCACCGTTCCCGTCGCCCCTCCCGGGACCGTTCCGCTGAACCCGCCGTTGCCGGCGGATTCGCCGTCGATCCCCTCTGGAGGGTGGATGGGCCTCGCCGAGCGCGTGCTCGCCGGGGACGGGATCAGCCGGGAGGAGGCCCGCGCCGTGGTCACTTCGGCCGACGCCGAGCTCCTCGAGGTCCTCGCGGCGAGCTACCGAATCCGCCGCCGCCATTTCGGCGACACCGTCCAGCTGTTCTTCCTGATGAACGCCAAGAGCGGGCTGTGTCCCGAGGACTGCGGCTACTGCTCGCAGTCGAAGATCTCGACGGCCGACATCCCGCGATACAACCTGCTCGCCCCCGACACGATCCTCGACGCCGCACGGCTCGCGGCCGAGCGGCAGGCGAAGACGTTTTGCATCGTGATCTCGGCGCGCGGACCGTCGGAACGTGAGATCGACGCGGTCTGCGCGATCGTCCCGCAGATCAAGGCGCGCCACGAGCTCAACGTCTGCGCCTGCCTCGGGTTGCTCACCCCCGGCCAAGCGCGGCGTCTGGCCGACGCCGGAGTCGACAAGGTCAATCACAACCTCAACACCAGCGCCCGCTACTATCCGTCGGTCTGCAGCACCCACACCCACGCCGACCGTGTCGCCACCCTCGCCGCCTGCCGTGACGCCGGCCTCGAGCTGTGCAGCGGCGGGATCATGGGGATGGGCGAGGACCCCGACGACCTCGTCGACATGGCCTTCGAACTCCGCGCCCTCGGCGTCGAGTCGATCCCGCTCAATTTCCTCACCGCGATCGACGGCACGCCGCTGGGGGGCAGCGCCCGGCTCACGCCGCGTGATTGCCTCCGCGGGCTGGCGATGATGCGGCTGGTCAATCCCGCCTCCGAGATCCGCGTTGCCGGTGGCAGGGAGATCCAGCTCCGCAGCCTGCAGCCGCTGGCGCTGTACGCCGCCAATTCGATCTTCGTCGGCGATTACCTGACGACGAAGGGGCAGCCCCCGGCCGCGGACGAGGCGCTGATCGCCGATCTCGGCTTCACGATCACCGGCGGCCCGGAGCGCGGCGCGGGCTGTCAGTCGTCGGCACCGTGA
- the leuC gene encoding 3-isopropylmalate dehydratase large subunit, with translation MPAPRTLLDKIWDDHVVCAPPGELALVYVDRHLVHEVTSPQAFEGLRLAGRRVRRPEATFATPDHNVPTTDRRLPIADLISRQQIDTLRSNCREFGIRLFDLDDADQGIVHVIGPELGITQPGMTIVCGDSHTATHGALGALAFGIGTSEVEHVLATQTLRQAKPRSLEIRVDGRLAPGVTAKDLVLYIIGRLSTEGGTGFVIEYTGSCIRSLSMEERMTVCNMSIEAGARAGMIAPDAVTFDYLRGRDFAPRDFDAAVSRWERLPSDPGAVYDRSERFDAAAIVPQVTWGTNPAEVVGIDGCVPDPASFADPGQRDGATRSLAYMGLAGGTPIVGIPIDRVFIGSCTNSRIEDLREAARTVRGHRVASSVHAMVVPGSGRVKRQAEAEGLDRVFRDAGFEWREAGCSMCLGMNPDTLAPGERCASTSNRNFEGRQGKGGRTHLVSPAMAAAAAVAGTFVDVRTWPTDA, from the coding sequence ATGCCCGCCCCGCGCACGCTGCTCGACAAGATCTGGGACGACCACGTCGTCTGCGCCCCGCCCGGTGAACTCGCGCTGGTGTACGTCGACCGCCACCTCGTCCACGAGGTGACCAGCCCGCAGGCCTTCGAAGGGCTGCGGCTGGCCGGCCGGCGCGTCCGCCGCCCGGAGGCGACGTTCGCCACACCCGACCACAACGTCCCGACCACCGACCGGCGGCTGCCGATCGCCGACCTGATCTCGCGGCAGCAGATCGACACGCTGCGGAGCAACTGCCGCGAGTTCGGGATCCGTCTGTTCGACCTCGACGACGCCGACCAGGGGATCGTCCACGTCATCGGCCCCGAGCTCGGGATCACGCAGCCCGGGATGACGATCGTCTGCGGCGACAGCCACACTGCGACCCACGGGGCCCTGGGGGCCCTGGCCTTCGGCATCGGCACGAGCGAGGTCGAGCACGTCCTCGCCACGCAGACGCTCCGCCAAGCGAAACCGCGGTCACTCGAAATCCGCGTCGACGGTCGGCTCGCCCCCGGCGTGACCGCCAAGGACCTCGTCCTGTACATCATCGGCCGGCTGTCGACCGAGGGGGGAACGGGCTTCGTGATCGAATACACCGGATCGTGCATCCGCAGCCTCTCGATGGAGGAGCGGATGACGGTCTGCAACATGTCGATCGAAGCCGGGGCCCGGGCCGGGATGATCGCCCCCGACGCCGTGACCTTCGACTACCTCCGCGGCCGCGACTTCGCGCCGCGCGACTTCGATGCCGCGGTGTCCCGCTGGGAGCGGCTGCCGAGCGATCCCGGCGCCGTCTACGACCGCAGCGAACGCTTCGACGCCGCCGCGATCGTGCCGCAGGTCACCTGGGGCACGAACCCCGCCGAGGTCGTCGGGATCGACGGCTGCGTCCCCGACCCGGCGTCGTTCGCCGATCCCGGACAGCGCGACGGGGCGACCCGATCGCTGGCCTACATGGGTCTCGCCGGGGGCACGCCGATCGTCGGCATCCCGATCGACCGGGTGTTCATCGGCTCCTGCACCAACAGCCGGATCGAGGACCTTCGCGAGGCGGCGCGCACCGTCCGCGGCCACCGCGTCGCCAGTAGCGTCCACGCGATGGTCGTGCCGGGGAGCGGGCGCGTGAAGCGGCAGGCCGAGGCCGAGGGGCTCGACCGCGTGTTCCGCGACGCCGGTTTCGAATGGCGCGAGGCGGGGTGCAGCATGTGCCTGGGGATGAATCCCGACACGCTCGCGCCGGGTGAGCGCTGCGCCTCGACGAGTAACCGCAATTTCGAGGGGCGGCAGGGGAAGGGGGGGCGGACGCACCTCGTCTCGCCGGCGATGGCGGCCGCCGCGGCGGTCGCCGGCACGTTCGTCGACGTCCGCACCTGGCCGACCGACGCCTGA